In Chitinophaga oryzae, the sequence CTCTTTGCTGCTTTGCGAGCGAAAATTGTTTCTTTGCGCTCTTTGCACCTTAGCTCCTTTGCGAGTGAAAAAACTTGCCGATAGGTTTTAATACGTTATTTTTATGTGATATGTCTATGATCAATATTGCTGAACGCCACAAGTATATACTGGATAAGCTGGCTGAAAAAGGATACGTAAACGTTGTGGAGCTCTGTAAAGAGCTTGATGTGTCCGGCGTGACTATACGAAAGGACCTGAAACTGCTGGAAGATAAAGCCCTGCTGTTCCGCTCGCATGGCGGCGCTTCTGTCAACAATCCTTACACCAACGATAAACCGGTGAACGAAAAGGAGAAGCTGCGCAGCGAGGAAAAGAACAGTATCGGTCAGGCGGCGGCCGCGCTCATTGCGCCCAACGATGCCATTATCATCGCGTCCGGCACATCTGTACTGGCGCTGGCTAAAAATATTCATCCCAAGGGGCATCTGACGGTGATTACCGGCGCGCTCAACGTGGCGCTGGAACTGATCCGCATCCCCGACGTGGAAGTAATACAACTCGGCGGTCAGCTCCGCACCAGCTCGTCGTCCGTCACCGGACCCTATGCGGAAAAAATACTGGAAGACTTCTCCTGCAGTAAATTATTCCTCGGCGTGGACGGCATCGACCTCGGGTTCGGACTCACTACTTCCAATATTATGGAAGCGCACCTGAACCAGAAAATGATTGCCACCGTACAGAAAATCATCGTGCTGGCAGACTCCACTAAATTTGGTAAAAGAGGCTTCGGACGCATCTGTGGCCTGGAAGACGTGGATGAAGTGAT encodes:
- a CDS encoding DeoR/GlpR family DNA-binding transcription regulator; this encodes MSMINIAERHKYILDKLAEKGYVNVVELCKELDVSGVTIRKDLKLLEDKALLFRSHGGASVNNPYTNDKPVNEKEKLRSEEKNSIGQAAAALIAPNDAIIIASGTSVLALAKNIHPKGHLTVITGALNVALELIRIPDVEVIQLGGQLRTSSSSVTGPYAEKILEDFSCSKLFLGVDGIDLGFGLTTSNIMEAHLNQKMIATVQKIIVLADSTKFGKRGFGRICGLEDVDEVITDTGISPHLVKAMEDMGIKVTIV